One window from the genome of Streptomyces sp. WZ-12 encodes:
- a CDS encoding DMT family transporter, with amino-acid sequence MLWWGVASALLANVLYSTGFVLEKRALATLPPLSTRRPALLIRHLLNSPLWLAGSLTLAAGFAAQLAVYRALPIAAAQGIFISGLVLLLLMSSVVLGERTSGRERQSMAAILVALGLVVASLRNEDAQAIARTAPPATLLAIAVPSLTAGLLLHRSAELRARRRHRLPTAGVSYGVAIGLLYGVSSLAIKGVSGLLTFHNIPAAALALLRSPYPYLLLVTGVTGLVLSQTALQRCRASVIVPSAPR; translated from the coding sequence ATGCTCTGGTGGGGCGTGGCATCCGCGCTACTCGCCAACGTCCTCTACAGCACCGGCTTCGTGCTGGAGAAACGCGCCCTCGCCACACTCCCCCCGCTCAGCACCCGCCGCCCCGCCCTGCTCATACGCCACCTCCTCAACAGCCCCCTGTGGCTCGCCGGCTCACTCACCCTGGCCGCGGGCTTCGCCGCCCAACTCGCCGTCTACCGCGCCCTCCCCATAGCCGCCGCCCAAGGCATCTTCATCTCGGGCCTGGTCCTGCTGCTCCTCATGTCCTCGGTGGTACTGGGCGAACGAACCAGCGGCCGCGAGCGGCAGAGCATGGCGGCGATCCTGGTCGCCCTCGGCCTGGTCGTCGCCTCCCTCCGGAACGAGGACGCCCAGGCCATCGCCCGCACCGCGCCCCCCGCAACCCTGCTCGCGATAGCCGTGCCGTCCCTGACCGCGGGGCTCCTCCTGCACCGCTCGGCGGAACTCCGCGCCCGACGCCGCCACCGCCTACCAACCGCCGGCGTCTCCTACGGCGTGGCCATCGGCCTCCTCTACGGCGTCAGTTCCCTGGCCATCAAGGGCGTCTCCGGCCTGCTCACCTTCCACAACATTCCCGCCGCCGCCCTTGCCCTCCTCCGCTCCCCCTACCCCTACCTCCTCCTCGTCACCGGAGTCACCGGCCTGGTCCTGTCGCAGACCGCCCTCCAGCGCTGCCGGGCCTCGGTGATCGTCCCGTCTGCACCACGGTGA
- a CDS encoding alpha-(1->3)-arabinofuranosyltransferase domain-containing protein yields MTQTLQKSPSPGAPDAGGTPVTAPAPPPDEPRRRRWLFAFWAAVLVAFLAPSPGKMTFETKLGVAVDPWRFLTDLGQLWHDRAGFGGLADQYIGYAFPALPYYGTAHAVHLPVWLAERLWMSLIVTTAFWGALRLAERLRIGGPRSRLLAAACYALWPAFTIVVGSTSAAALPGALLPWVLLPLTDGRPTARTAATRSALLIPLMGGVNAASTLASLLPVLLYALSRTGARRRTLLAWWLPGVVLATAWWTVPLLLLGLHGENFMPYIEQADTTTATMSATELLRGAGNWVGYLNFGKPWLPAGQTMTGNAFAVCGSALATALGLAGLARRNLPERRWLLLTVLTVALIGLAGYGGALGGPLHAIWQEWLNGWLRPFRNIYKFTPGLGLALALGLAHLLGTLRWTGTGRRAARLTAGRLPTTAAALLVLPALALPYLGGTVLQPGAFRQLPTYWQQTASWLKDHTHGSRSLVVPATAHGLFTWGSPIDDPMDVLAQSPWAQRDFVPFGTPGSRRALDAVEQALLTGAEVPGLRDYLHRAGIHDVVVRNDLDPDQIGYVPPQTVEHTLEASGYRKAAAFGPLTTAGRIPAETPVQIQGLYPRQRSVEIYRPQGVAEPGPVTAPATADTAQLSGGPEALLQLSVDPALRDRPTVLTGDPHPGVDAPPLQLTADGLRRADTRFGLVGSNTSYTYTADETNLPGSLQDPGRPPRQILPIPGIQHQTTAVLRGAAAVTASSSGNWLFHLPQYDPVNAFDGNPDTAWAEGSAGNPVGQWIRITFNAPTNIPATLSVTPLRGDGLRAAPTSVRVQTDRGRADSQLRPDGSRQQIKAPPGKAAWLQLTILGTQTPRAGLSGAGFTEISVPGVQVSRLLQLPTDARHSDAPSQIVSLHRGSDPGGLSPVSAEVGLHRQFDTGRTAPYTVSGTALAVPGPALDRLLDRVAPDQKDRITATADSTSFGFGQSLSPRNLVDGDLTTAWIAGAKPTIHLRWPGKKKIDRMVLAAAGGISTRPEQIQLNSPYGAATAAVDENGLARFDPITTDRLDITISKVKELSLSNPVAGQALQLPVGLSEIYLPALDAYRTPPPAPDRRFALPCGQGPPLAVDGILYATKASGSVRDLTERRPVTVRPCGPAVTNGQILMRAGQHRVETGDQGPLTITDVTLSTGTGTGVANGADAGARPAAAAGGTTASTDGTAASAARPPAPARSVAVKQWSGDHRTVAVGAGRAAYLQLHENANDGWRATLNGKQLTPLRVDGWQQAFLVPAGAAGTVELSYAPATLYHLGLIGGILGIALLIASALIRRTPRTPPTAPQQPPAPSWVLGTLALTVVVALAAGPYALIVPLLALVARLRPRALAPLAGTAMLAAGITAALGAGHPLADSSGAFSAPAQALALLALTAAVVTWPTRAGNGAGAGNGPGVPGMGSGPGGGSNKGGNQGSSGKEDGPGTPSVTPDTPAPSATPTASTTPNAPAAPAEGGAPDGGAAPPARTPHRDTGADPTAPLRPPLPDPEDTPQ; encoded by the coding sequence ATGACCCAGACGCTGCAGAAGTCCCCGTCCCCCGGAGCGCCCGACGCCGGCGGCACCCCGGTCACCGCCCCCGCCCCGCCACCCGACGAACCCCGGCGCAGGCGCTGGCTGTTCGCCTTCTGGGCGGCCGTCCTGGTCGCGTTCCTGGCCCCGTCCCCGGGGAAGATGACGTTCGAGACGAAGCTGGGGGTGGCCGTCGACCCCTGGCGCTTCCTCACCGACCTCGGGCAGTTGTGGCACGACCGGGCCGGCTTCGGCGGCCTCGCCGACCAGTACATCGGCTACGCCTTCCCCGCCCTCCCGTATTACGGCACCGCCCACGCGGTGCACCTGCCGGTCTGGCTCGCCGAGCGGCTGTGGATGTCGCTGATCGTCACCACCGCCTTCTGGGGCGCGCTGCGGCTCGCCGAGCGGCTGCGTATCGGCGGCCCGCGCAGCAGGCTGCTGGCGGCCGCCTGCTACGCCCTGTGGCCCGCCTTCACCATCGTCGTCGGCTCCACCTCCGCCGCCGCACTGCCCGGCGCACTGCTGCCCTGGGTCCTGCTGCCGCTCACCGACGGGCGGCCCACCGCCCGTACCGCGGCGACCCGTTCGGCACTGCTGATCCCCCTCATGGGCGGCGTCAACGCGGCCTCCACCCTCGCGTCCCTGTTACCGGTGCTGCTGTACGCGCTGTCCCGTACGGGAGCGCGCCGCCGCACCCTGCTCGCCTGGTGGCTGCCCGGCGTCGTCCTGGCCACCGCCTGGTGGACGGTGCCGCTGCTCCTCCTGGGCCTGCACGGCGAGAACTTCATGCCGTACATCGAGCAGGCCGACACCACCACCGCCACCATGTCCGCTACCGAATTGCTGCGCGGCGCCGGCAACTGGGTCGGCTACCTCAACTTCGGCAAACCCTGGCTGCCGGCCGGCCAGACCATGACCGGCAACGCCTTCGCGGTGTGCGGCTCCGCCCTCGCCACCGCCCTGGGCCTGGCCGGCCTGGCCCGCCGCAACCTGCCCGAACGGCGCTGGCTGCTGCTGACCGTGCTGACCGTCGCGCTCATCGGGCTGGCCGGCTACGGCGGCGCCCTCGGCGGCCCGCTGCACGCCATCTGGCAGGAGTGGCTGAACGGCTGGCTGCGCCCGTTCCGCAACATCTACAAGTTCACCCCGGGCCTCGGCCTGGCGCTCGCCCTGGGCCTGGCCCACCTGCTCGGCACCCTCCGGTGGACGGGAACCGGGCGGCGCGCCGCCCGCCTGACCGCCGGCCGCCTGCCCACCACAGCGGCCGCGCTGCTCGTCCTCCCGGCGCTGGCCCTGCCCTACCTGGGCGGCACCGTCCTCCAACCGGGCGCGTTCCGCCAACTCCCCACCTACTGGCAGCAGACCGCCTCCTGGCTCAAGGACCACACCCACGGCAGCCGCTCCCTGGTGGTCCCCGCCACCGCGCACGGCCTGTTCACCTGGGGCTCACCCATCGACGACCCCATGGACGTGCTCGCCCAATCCCCGTGGGCGCAGCGCGACTTCGTGCCCTTCGGGACGCCCGGATCCCGCCGCGCCCTGGACGCCGTCGAACAGGCCCTGCTCACCGGCGCCGAGGTCCCCGGCCTGCGCGACTACCTGCACCGGGCCGGCATCCACGACGTTGTCGTCCGCAACGACCTCGACCCCGACCAGATCGGCTACGTCCCCCCGCAGACCGTCGAGCACACCCTGGAGGCGTCCGGCTACCGCAAGGCCGCCGCCTTCGGCCCGCTCACCACCGCCGGCCGGATCCCCGCCGAGACGCCCGTCCAGATCCAGGGCCTCTACCCGCGCCAGCGCTCCGTGGAGATCTACCGACCACAAGGGGTCGCCGAACCCGGCCCCGTCACCGCCCCCGCCACCGCGGACACCGCCCAACTCAGCGGCGGCCCGGAGGCCCTGCTCCAACTCTCCGTCGACCCCGCACTGCGCGACCGCCCCACCGTCCTCACCGGCGACCCCCACCCCGGCGTCGACGCCCCGCCGCTGCAACTCACCGCCGACGGCCTGCGCCGCGCCGACACCCGCTTCGGCCTGGTGGGCAGCAACACCTCCTACACCTACACCGCCGACGAGACCAACCTGCCCGGCAGCCTCCAGGACCCCGGCCGCCCGCCCCGTCAGATCCTGCCGATCCCCGGCATCCAGCACCAGACCACCGCCGTGCTCCGCGGCGCCGCCGCCGTCACCGCCTCCTCCAGTGGCAACTGGCTCTTCCACCTGCCGCAGTACGACCCCGTCAACGCCTTCGACGGCAACCCCGACACCGCCTGGGCCGAGGGCAGCGCCGGCAACCCCGTCGGCCAGTGGATCCGGATCACCTTCAACGCGCCGACCAACATCCCCGCCACGCTCTCCGTCACGCCCCTGCGCGGCGACGGACTGCGCGCCGCCCCCACCTCCGTCCGCGTCCAGACCGACCGCGGCCGCGCCGACAGCCAACTCCGCCCCGACGGCTCCCGCCAGCAGATCAAGGCCCCGCCCGGCAAGGCGGCCTGGCTCCAACTCACCATCCTGGGCACCCAGACCCCGCGCGCCGGACTCTCCGGCGCCGGCTTCACTGAGATCTCCGTCCCCGGTGTCCAGGTGTCCCGACTCCTTCAACTCCCCACCGACGCCCGGCATTCCGACGCCCCGTCGCAGATCGTCTCCCTCCATCGGGGCAGCGACCCCGGCGGCCTCTCGCCCGTCTCCGCCGAGGTCGGCCTGCACCGCCAGTTCGACACCGGCCGCACCGCCCCGTACACCGTCTCCGGCACCGCCCTCGCCGTCCCCGGCCCCGCCCTCGACCGGCTGCTGGACCGGGTCGCCCCCGACCAGAAGGACCGCATCACCGCCACCGCCGACTCCACCAGCTTCGGCTTCGGCCAGTCCCTCAGCCCGCGCAACCTCGTCGACGGCGACCTGACCACCGCCTGGATCGCCGGCGCCAAACCCACCATCCACCTGCGCTGGCCCGGCAAGAAGAAGATCGACCGGATGGTGCTGGCCGCCGCCGGCGGCATCTCCACCCGCCCCGAGCAGATCCAGCTCAACTCCCCCTACGGGGCGGCCACCGCGGCCGTCGACGAAAACGGGCTGGCCCGCTTCGACCCGATCACCACCGACCGCCTCGACATCACCATCAGCAAGGTCAAGGAACTCTCCCTCAGCAACCCGGTCGCCGGCCAGGCGCTCCAGCTCCCCGTCGGCCTCAGCGAGATCTACCTCCCCGCCCTCGACGCCTACCGCACCCCGCCCCCGGCCCCCGACCGGCGCTTCGCCCTCCCCTGTGGCCAGGGCCCCCCGCTCGCCGTCGACGGCATCCTCTACGCGACGAAGGCCAGCGGCTCCGTCCGCGACCTCACCGAGCGCCGCCCCGTCACCGTCCGACCCTGCGGCCCCGCCGTCACCAACGGCCAGATCCTCATGCGCGCCGGCCAACACCGCGTCGAGACCGGCGACCAGGGGCCGTTGACGATCACGGACGTGACGCTGAGCACGGGGACCGGGACCGGGGTCGCCAACGGGGCCGACGCCGGCGCACGGCCTGCCGCTGCGGCGGGCGGGACGACCGCCTCCACGGACGGTACGGCCGCCTCCGCCGCGCGCCCGCCCGCCCCGGCCCGCTCCGTCGCCGTCAAACAGTGGTCCGGCGACCACCGCACCGTCGCCGTCGGCGCCGGCCGCGCCGCCTACCTCCAACTCCACGAGAACGCCAACGACGGCTGGCGCGCCACCCTCAACGGCAAACAGCTCACCCCGCTCCGGGTGGACGGCTGGCAACAGGCGTTCCTCGTCCCGGCCGGCGCCGCCGGCACCGTCGAACTCAGCTACGCGCCGGCCACCTTGTACCACCTCGGCCTCATCGGCGGCATCCTGGGCATCGCCCTGCTCATCGCCTCCGCCCTGATCCGCCGCACCCCGCGCACCCCGCCAACGGCACCGCAGCAACCCCCCGCCCCCTCCTGGGTCCTGGGCACGCTCGCCCTGACCGTGGTGGTGGCCCTGGCCGCCGGCCCGTACGCACTCATCGTCCCGCTCCTGGCCCTGGTGGCCCGCCTCCGGCCGCGGGCGCTGGCACCGCTGGCCGGCACCGCGATGCTCGCGGCCGGCATCACCGCGGCCCTCGGCGCGGGCCACCCGCTCGCCGACAGCTCCGGCGCCTTCAGCGCCCCCGCCCAGGCCCTCGCTCTCCTGGCCCTCACGGCGGCGGTCGTCACCTGGCCGACCCGCGCCGGGAACGGTGCCGGGGCGGGCAACGGCCCGGGCGTCCCAGGGATGGGGAGTGGACCGGGCGGCGGTTCGAACAAGGGGGGCAACCAGGGGAGTTCGGGGAAGGAAGACGGCCCCGGCACCCCCTCGGTCACTCCGGATACCCCGGCCCCCTCAGCCACTCCAACCGCTTCGACCACTCCGAATGCTCCGGCCGCTCCGGCCGAGGGTGGCGCGCCCGACGGCGGGGCCGCGCCGCCGGCCCGTACACCGCACCGGGACACGGGAGCCGACCCCACGGCCCCCCTCCGCCCGCCGCTCCCCGACCCGGAGGACACCCCACAATGA
- a CDS encoding class I SAM-dependent methyltransferase, which produces MTALQNFYENPAVPVASGPARSRRQARLLARALGPVRAGAPPATVLDIGCGDGTAAATAADALGDHRIIGVDWSQDALRRAATRLRHVVRGELTDGGLPFATGSADAVLFSEVIEHLVDPDAALDELRRVLRPGGHLLLSTPNLAAWYNRGLLLAGVQPVFSEVSLRAIHGRPGTQVVGHLRLYTARALRAFLTASGFDVIRIAGAPYHDVPRPLRPLDRAACHAPSLASILLAHARPTAPIPTPSSLIAPHNNPWEQNHPP; this is translated from the coding sequence ATGACCGCCCTGCAGAACTTCTACGAGAACCCCGCGGTACCGGTCGCCTCCGGCCCCGCCCGCAGCCGACGCCAGGCCCGACTCCTGGCGCGCGCCCTCGGCCCGGTACGCGCCGGGGCGCCGCCCGCCACCGTCCTGGACATCGGCTGCGGCGACGGCACCGCCGCCGCCACCGCCGCGGACGCCCTCGGGGACCACCGCATCATCGGCGTCGACTGGTCCCAGGACGCCCTCCGCCGCGCCGCCACCCGCCTCCGCCACGTCGTACGCGGCGAACTCACCGACGGTGGGCTGCCGTTCGCCACCGGCTCCGCCGACGCCGTCCTCTTCAGCGAGGTCATCGAGCACCTGGTCGACCCGGACGCCGCCCTGGACGAACTCCGCCGCGTCCTCCGCCCCGGCGGCCACCTCCTGCTCTCCACCCCGAACCTCGCCGCCTGGTACAACCGCGGCCTCCTGCTCGCGGGCGTCCAACCCGTCTTCTCCGAGGTCAGCCTGCGCGCCATCCACGGCCGCCCAGGCACCCAGGTCGTCGGCCACCTGCGCCTCTACACCGCCCGCGCCCTCCGCGCCTTCCTCACCGCATCCGGCTTCGACGTCATCCGCATCGCCGGCGCCCCGTACCACGACGTCCCCCGCCCCCTCCGCCCCCTCGACCGCGCCGCCTGCCACGCCCCCTCCCTCGCCTCCATCCTCCTGGCCCACGCCCGCCCCACCGCCCCCATCCCCACCCCTTCATCACTAATCGCGCCCCATAACAATCCGTGGGAACAAAACCACCCTCCGTAA